One window of the Acidimicrobiia bacterium genome contains the following:
- a CDS encoding glycosyltransferase family 39 protein: protein MKLDPGAPVTVAERPTGARPLEERSWWRPLVAWAIAGMLLVAVVLRFVTKSDLWLDEALSVNISRLPLKDLHQALKQDGAPPLYYLLLHGWISLFGTSDLAVRSLSGIIGVLTLPVAWLCGRRIARDDHQRSWLPWAAVLVVGFSPYAIRYSTETRMYGLEILLVLLGYLALRGALDGPRWTNLVGLALVTGLLLYTQYWALYLVVVIGVALAYASWRGDNRRHARLALGAIVVGCLTWAPWIPTFLYQTRHTGTPWGRPVAPPTGMAFTFLDFAGSNRTEGWLLVLPLLLLALLGVFARAIDPNRIEVDVRTLPGVRWEALIAFVTLLFGLTASFAARSAFQPRYAAIMFGLFALVVAYGTLVFARYTLRVAALLVVVALGFAGGVRNVVENRTQAFQSANDIKARSHPGDVVVYCPDQVAPDVSRLLPASLRLVQGTFPGFRAPERVDWIDYATRNEAADINTFAKQVLATAGTHDIWYVYSPGYRTYGTKCEDLITAFAASRTPDRLVAPDDVNYFEYMGLVHFPARTP from the coding sequence ATGAAGCTCGACCCCGGCGCGCCCGTCACCGTCGCGGAGCGCCCCACGGGTGCGCGCCCGCTCGAGGAGCGGTCGTGGTGGCGGCCGCTCGTCGCCTGGGCGATCGCCGGGATGCTGCTGGTGGCGGTCGTGCTGCGCTTCGTCACCAAGAGCGACCTGTGGCTCGACGAGGCGCTCTCGGTCAACATCTCGCGCCTCCCGCTGAAGGACCTCCACCAGGCGCTCAAGCAGGACGGCGCGCCGCCGCTCTACTACCTCCTGCTGCACGGCTGGATCTCGCTCTTCGGCACGTCGGACCTCGCGGTCCGGTCGTTGTCGGGCATCATCGGCGTCCTCACACTGCCGGTCGCGTGGCTGTGCGGACGCCGCATCGCGCGCGACGACCACCAGCGCAGCTGGCTCCCGTGGGCGGCCGTCCTCGTGGTCGGGTTCTCGCCGTACGCGATCCGGTACTCGACCGAGACGCGCATGTACGGGCTCGAGATCCTGCTCGTCCTGCTCGGGTACCTCGCGCTGCGCGGCGCGCTCGACGGGCCCCGCTGGACGAACCTGGTCGGCCTCGCGCTCGTCACCGGGCTGCTCCTCTACACGCAGTACTGGGCGCTGTACCTCGTCGTCGTCATCGGGGTCGCGCTCGCGTACGCGTCGTGGCGCGGCGACAACCGGCGCCATGCCCGGCTCGCGCTCGGCGCGATCGTCGTCGGTTGCCTCACGTGGGCGCCGTGGATCCCGACGTTCCTGTACCAGACGAGGCACACGGGCACGCCGTGGGGCCGTCCCGTCGCGCCACCGACCGGGATGGCGTTCACGTTCCTCGACTTCGCCGGCTCCAACCGGACCGAGGGCTGGCTCCTCGTCCTGCCGCTGTTGCTGCTCGCCCTGCTCGGCGTCTTCGCGCGAGCCATCGACCCGAACCGCATCGAGGTCGACGTCCGCACGTTGCCCGGTGTGCGCTGGGAAGCGCTGATCGCGTTCGTCACGCTGCTCTTCGGGCTCACCGCGTCGTTCGCGGCCCGGAGCGCCTTCCAACCTCGCTACGCCGCCATCATGTTCGGGCTGTTCGCGCTCGTCGTCGCGTACGGGACGCTCGTGTTCGCGCGCTACACGCTGCGGGTCGCCGCGCTGCTCGTCGTCGTCGCGCTGGGCTTTGCCGGCGGCGTCCGCAACGTCGTCGAGAACCGCACCCAGGCGTTCCAGTCCGCGAACGACATCAAGGCCCGCAGCCACCCGGGCGACGTCGTCGTGTACTGCCCCGACCAGGTCGCTCCCGACGTGTCGCGCCTGCTGCCCGCGAGCCTGCGCCTCGTGCAGGGGACGTTCCCGGGCTTCCGCGCGCCCGAGCGGGTGGACTGGATCGACTACGCGACCCGCAACGAGGCCGCCGACATCAACACGTTCGCCAAGCAGGTGCTCGCGACGGCCGGCACCCACGACATCTGGTACGTCTACTCGCCGGGCTACCGGACGTACGGCACGAAGTGCGAGGACCTGATCACCGCCTTCGCGGCGTCGAGGACGCCCGACCGGCTCGTCGCCCCCGACGACGTCAACTACTTCGAGTACATGGGTCTCGTGCACTTCCCCGCACGCACCCCCTGA
- a CDS encoding neocarzinostatin apoprotein domain-containing protein translates to MRNTFTSRTAAVVVAATTVVALGACSSSGSAKSSRRTTSTSAATTTTTAVVPKVTVAPTTGLHDGQGVDVTATGFPPNTQLAVQQCADKGQQTTPGDCDLDKTVSVTSDVAGIVHTSLRVTVGPFGTNKVTCAPPQRCLVLVEVVPGRTGLNAFAPITFGA, encoded by the coding sequence ATGAGGAACACGTTCACGTCGCGGACGGCGGCCGTCGTCGTCGCCGCGACCACCGTCGTGGCGCTCGGGGCATGCAGCTCCTCGGGCTCGGCGAAGTCGTCACGTCGGACGACGTCGACCAGCGCGGCGACGACGACCACCACGGCGGTCGTCCCCAAGGTGACCGTCGCACCGACCACCGGCCTGCACGACGGCCAGGGCGTCGACGTCACGGCGACGGGGTTCCCTCCGAACACGCAGCTCGCGGTCCAGCAGTGCGCGGACAAGGGCCAGCAGACGACGCCCGGTGACTGCGACCTCGACAAGACCGTCTCGGTGACGTCGGACGTCGCCGGCATCGTCCACACGTCGCTGCGCGTGACCGTCGGACCCTTCGGTACGAACAAGGTCACGTGCGCACCGCCGCAGCGGTGCCTCGTGCTCGTCGAGGTCGTGCCCGGCCGGACCGGGCTCAACGCGTTCGCGCCGATCACGTTCGGGGCCTAG
- a CDS encoding O-methyltransferase: MAPDPKSFLLTDDVHRYLVEHGTPPDRVQESLITATRELGAFAGMQIAPEQGAFMTVLARLVGAQHAIEIGTFTGYSALCIARGLADGGHLLCCDVSEEWTSIGRRFWEQAGVADRIDLRIGPALDTLRALPDDTTFDFAFIDADKRNYGAYYDEVLARLVPNGVILVDNVLWGGGVLDESQQDDDVRAIRAFNDRVAADDRVDTVMLPIADGLTLVRKRS, translated from the coding sequence ATGGCGCCCGACCCGAAGTCGTTCCTGCTGACCGACGACGTCCACCGGTACCTCGTCGAGCACGGCACACCACCCGATCGCGTGCAGGAGTCGCTGATCACCGCGACCCGCGAGCTGGGCGCCTTCGCGGGCATGCAGATCGCGCCCGAGCAGGGTGCGTTCATGACCGTCCTCGCACGGCTCGTCGGCGCGCAGCACGCGATCGAGATCGGCACGTTCACGGGCTACTCCGCGCTGTGCATCGCGCGCGGGCTGGCCGACGGCGGCCACCTGCTGTGCTGCGACGTCAGCGAGGAGTGGACGTCGATCGGCCGGCGGTTCTGGGAGCAGGCGGGAGTCGCAGACCGCATCGACCTCCGCATCGGCCCCGCGCTCGACACCCTCCGCGCGCTGCCCGACGACACGACCTTCGACTTCGCCTTCATCGACGCCGACAAGCGCAACTACGGCGCGTACTACGACGAGGTGCTCGCGCGGCTCGTGCCGAACGGCGTGATCCTCGTCGACAACGTGCTGTGGGGCGGTGGTGTGCTCGACGAGTCGCAACAGGACGACGACGTCCGCGCGATCCGCGCGTTCAACGACCGCGTCGCGGCCGACGACCGCGTCGACACCGTCATGCTTCCTATCGCCGACGGGCTCACGCTTGTCCGCAAGCGCAGCTGA
- a CDS encoding DUF1360 domain-containing protein, with protein sequence MTTRTIDPRDLAHEAADTLHREEEEYAHGRARPLGGYAALLTVYGSGVAALAVAIRRTGRLPERIPAGDLVLMAIATHKLSRLVAKDTVTAIVRAPFTRFDKSIGEGEVQEQVRGTGVRHATGELLTCPFCIGQWIATGFVGGYALAPRATRMIASVLALLAGSDALQFAYSALRESEQ encoded by the coding sequence GTGACCACGCGCACGATCGATCCGCGCGACCTCGCCCACGAGGCGGCGGACACGCTCCACCGCGAGGAGGAGGAGTACGCACACGGCCGCGCGCGCCCGCTCGGCGGCTACGCGGCGCTGCTGACCGTCTACGGGAGCGGCGTCGCTGCCCTCGCGGTCGCGATCCGAAGGACAGGGAGGCTGCCCGAGCGGATCCCGGCCGGCGATCTCGTCCTCATGGCGATCGCGACGCACAAGCTCAGCCGGCTCGTGGCGAAGGACACCGTCACCGCGATCGTCCGCGCGCCGTTCACGCGCTTCGACAAGTCGATCGGCGAGGGCGAGGTGCAGGAGCAGGTGCGCGGCACCGGCGTCCGCCACGCGACGGGTGAGCTGCTGACGTGCCCGTTCTGCATCGGCCAGTGGATCGCGACGGGCTTCGTCGGCGGCTACGCGCTCGCGCCGCGCGCGACGCGCATGATCGCGTCCGTGCTCGCGCTTCTCGCCGGCAGCGATGCGCTCCAGTTCGCGTACTCCGCGCTGCGCGAGTCGGAGCAGTAG
- a CDS encoding class II aldolase/adducin family protein has protein sequence MADQLDVQQTKEMLLATAKEMLRKGLVEGTSGNLSARLPDGNVLLTPSSLPYETMALEDLVVCDPDGNVVDGTRGPTSEKALHCTALRLHTDIGAVIHSHAKFATMFASVRQPIPAVIEEFVVYVGGDVPVAEYRETGSEALAEEVAKHVGDRSAVLMANHGLLTVGANPHHAMKIAALVERTAEIVWGARQLGTIHELPSELNAKFASIYTGFMRTNPM, from the coding sequence ATGGCGGACCAGCTCGACGTGCAGCAGACGAAGGAGATGCTCCTCGCGACGGCGAAGGAGATGCTCCGCAAGGGTCTGGTCGAGGGTACGTCCGGCAATCTCTCGGCTCGACTCCCCGACGGCAACGTCCTGCTCACGCCCTCGTCGTTGCCGTACGAGACCATGGCGCTCGAAGACCTCGTGGTGTGCGACCCCGACGGCAACGTGGTCGACGGCACCCGGGGGCCGACGTCGGAGAAGGCGTTGCACTGCACCGCGCTGCGCCTGCACACGGACATCGGCGCGGTCATCCACTCGCACGCCAAGTTCGCGACGATGTTCGCCTCGGTCCGCCAGCCGATCCCGGCGGTCATCGAGGAGTTCGTCGTGTACGTCGGCGGTGACGTCCCGGTCGCCGAGTACCGGGAGACAGGCTCCGAGGCGCTGGCCGAGGAGGTGGCGAAGCACGTCGGCGACCGCAGCGCGGTGCTGATGGCGAACCACGGGCTCCTGACCGTCGGTGCGAACCCCCACCACGCGATGAAGATCGCGGCGCTCGTCGAGCGGACGGCGGAGATCGTGTGGGGCGCGCGTCAGCTCGGCACGATCCACGAGCTGCCGAGCGAGCTGAACGCGAAGTTCGCGAGCATCTACACGGGGTTCATGCGCACGAACCCGATGTAG
- a CDS encoding NAD(P)-dependent oxidoreductase has protein sequence MTDAHKALVTAPFRGEGLDTLREIAEVVYDPWIEQQPLRIYGSEQLAERVKDEGADILVVESDSVKGPVLDLPLVAVGSCRGDPNNVDIAAATQRGIPVLRAPGRNANGVAELTVALLFAVNRGVVPADRDVREGQVFRDGTIPYQRFRAWELSGRTAGIVGLGAVGRATKWRLEGLGMRVISYDPYAAEATHSLDDLLAESDVVSMHAVVTPETTGMIGADQFAGMKDGAIYVNTARAALHDTDALVAALQSGHLGGAGLDHFEGEHLPTDHPLCTMSNVVLTPHIGGATYDTEANHSCLIADDLVRLLNGERPVHICNPEVLDRA, from the coding sequence ATGACGGACGCCCACAAGGCCCTGGTCACCGCGCCGTTCCGCGGCGAGGGGCTCGACACCCTGCGCGAGATCGCCGAGGTCGTGTACGACCCGTGGATCGAGCAGCAGCCGCTGCGCATCTACGGCTCGGAGCAGCTCGCGGAGCGCGTGAAGGACGAGGGGGCGGACATCCTCGTCGTCGAGAGCGACAGCGTGAAGGGCCCGGTCCTCGACCTGCCGCTCGTCGCGGTCGGGTCGTGCCGCGGTGATCCCAACAACGTCGACATCGCGGCCGCGACCCAGCGCGGCATCCCCGTGTTGCGTGCGCCCGGGCGCAACGCCAACGGCGTCGCCGAGCTCACCGTGGCGCTGCTGTTCGCGGTCAACCGCGGCGTCGTGCCCGCCGACCGCGACGTCCGGGAGGGCCAGGTGTTCCGCGACGGCACCATCCCCTACCAACGGTTCCGCGCGTGGGAGCTGTCCGGGCGGACGGCCGGCATCGTCGGCCTCGGCGCGGTCGGCCGGGCGACGAAGTGGCGGCTCGAGGGCCTCGGGATGCGCGTCATCTCGTACGACCCCTACGCCGCGGAGGCCACGCACTCGCTCGACGACCTCCTCGCGGAGTCGGACGTCGTCTCGATGCACGCGGTCGTCACGCCCGAGACGACCGGCATGATCGGCGCCGACCAGTTCGCGGGCATGAAGGACGGCGCGATCTACGTCAACACGGCACGCGCCGCGCTGCACGACACGGACGCGCTCGTCGCCGCGCTCCAGTCCGGGCACCTCGGGGGCGCGGGCCTCGACCATTTCGAGGGCGAGCACCTACCGACGGATCACCCGCTGTGCACGATGAGCAATGTCGTGCTCACGCCCCACATCGGGGGCGCGACGTACGACACCGAGGCGAACCACTCGTGCCTGATCGCCGACGACCTCGTCCGCCTGCTGAACGGCGAGCGGCCCGTCCACATCTGCAACCCCGAGGTCCTCGACCGCGCCTGA